The Zingiber officinale cultivar Zhangliang chromosome 10A, Zo_v1.1, whole genome shotgun sequence genome contains a region encoding:
- the LOC122027554 gene encoding oxygen-evolving enhancer protein 3, chloroplastic-like — protein MAQAMASMAGLRASSQALLEGSLQVSGSSRLSIPGGSRVAIARPGFVVRAQQQVPSEGDAAAAAVQSGRRTVLGLVAAGIAGASFTKDVLAVKSIKIGPPPPPSGGLPGTKNSDEPREVDRPLKERFYIQPLPPTAAAARAKDSAKDIINVKPLIDKKEWPYVMNDLRLKAGILRFDLNTVISAKSKEEKKLLKDLTGKLFAAIDGLDHAAKIKSTPEAEKYYATTKTLLDDVLSKLG, from the exons ATGGCGCAGGCGATGGCTTCCATGGCGGGCTTACGGGCTTCGTCGCAGGCGCTGCTCGAGGGGAGCCTTCAGGTGAGCGGCTCGAGCAGGCTATCCATCCCCGGCGGGAGCCGCGTGGCTATCGCGCGGCCTGGGTTCGTCGTCCGAGCCCAGCAGCAAGTTCCGTCCGAGGgagacgccgccgccgccgccgtccaGAGCGGCCGCCGCACCGTGCTTGGACTCGTGGCTGCAGGAATCGCCGGAGCTTCCTTCACCAAGGACGTGCTCGCCGTCAAGTCCATCAAAATCGGACCGCCGCCTCCGCCCTCTGGCGGCCTCC CCGGGACCAAAAACTCCGATGAGCCGCGAGAAGTGGACCGACCACTGAAGGAGAGATTCTATATTCAACCTCTACCTCCAACTGCAGCAGCTGCAAGGGCGAAAGACTCGGCCAAGGATATCATTAATGTTAAGCCATTGATCGATAAGAAGGAATGGCCCTATGTTATGAACGATCTCCGCCTCAAGGCAGGAATTTTGCGTTTTGATCTTAACACCGTCATCTCTgcaaaatcaaaggaggagaagaagctgCTTAAGGATCTCACTGGAAAGCTCTTTGCAGCCATCGATGGG CTTGATCATGCTGCAAAGATCAAGAGCACTCCAGAAGCTGAGAAATATTATGCAACCACCAAAACTCTCCTTGATGATGTCCTCTCCAAGTTGGGCTAG